One genomic window of Candidatus Kuenenia stuttgartiensis includes the following:
- the tnpC gene encoding IS66 family transposase translates to MTIENIDVDATLQKVEKLLSEEKGLSPAVRSMIELLVLLITLLVGRLNRNSRNSSKPPSSDPNRKKESKAKGERKAGGQKGRDGVTLKKVDNPDEVEVIKVDRRKYPRSKYKVVGYEARQVFDIKISRVVTEYRAEVVEDAKGNRIVASFPEGVTKAVQYGPDLKAHAVYMSQYQLIPYKRIQEYFEGQIGIPLSEGSVYNFNREAYESLEPFEVRAREELAKSEVMHVDETSINKNGDRYWLHSASNSLWTYFFPHERRGTEAINSIGILPEFKGILCHDHLKSYYTYSNCTHALCNAHHLRELDGVWEDDNKQEWAKEMKALLKEINRATSDAGGMLGTDESEKYRQRYRKILQNAEAESPPPDETNRKGKRGRVKRTKARNLLERLRTYEGDVLRFMDNKNVPFTNNLAENDIRMTKVQQKISGCFRSLEGAKIFCRIRSYLSTCRKQGVNLSRALQMLFRGELPDFASS, encoded by the coding sequence TTGACGATAGAGAATATAGACGTAGACGCAACACTCCAAAAAGTAGAGAAGCTGCTTTCAGAAGAGAAAGGGCTGTCACCGGCGGTGAGGTCAATGATAGAGTTGTTGGTATTATTGATAACACTGCTGGTAGGACGTCTGAACCGGAACAGCCGCAACAGCAGCAAGCCTCCCTCAAGCGATCCGAATCGCAAGAAAGAAAGCAAGGCGAAGGGTGAAAGGAAGGCAGGCGGGCAAAAGGGCCGTGATGGAGTAACGCTCAAAAAGGTAGACAATCCTGATGAGGTGGAAGTAATAAAAGTAGACCGGAGGAAGTATCCGCGCAGCAAATACAAGGTGGTAGGTTACGAAGCACGCCAGGTGTTTGATATAAAGATTTCGCGTGTAGTAACGGAGTATCGTGCAGAGGTAGTAGAGGATGCGAAAGGGAACCGGATTGTAGCGTCATTTCCGGAAGGGGTAACAAAGGCGGTGCAGTATGGTCCGGATTTGAAAGCGCATGCAGTCTATATGTCGCAGTATCAATTGATACCCTACAAGAGGATACAGGAGTATTTTGAAGGACAGATTGGGATACCGCTGAGTGAAGGTTCTGTTTACAACTTTAACAGGGAAGCCTACGAGTCATTGGAACCCTTCGAAGTGAGAGCCAGGGAAGAACTTGCAAAATCAGAGGTGATGCATGTGGATGAAACTAGTATCAACAAGAATGGAGACAGGTATTGGTTGCACAGTGCATCCAATAGTTTGTGGACGTACTTTTTCCCGCATGAAAGACGTGGAACAGAAGCGATAAATAGTATCGGGATATTACCTGAATTTAAGGGGATTCTTTGCCACGACCATTTGAAGTCGTATTACACCTATAGCAACTGTACGCATGCGTTGTGTAATGCACACCACTTGAGGGAATTGGATGGTGTGTGGGAAGATGATAATAAGCAGGAGTGGGCGAAAGAGATGAAAGCATTACTTAAAGAGATAAACCGTGCGACGAGTGATGCCGGGGGAATGCTGGGAACTGATGAGTCAGAAAAATACCGGCAAAGGTATAGGAAGATACTCCAAAACGCAGAAGCCGAAAGCCCTCCTCCTGATGAAACGAACCGTAAGGGAAAAAGGGGGAGGGTAAAAAGGACAAAGGCACGGAATCTTCTGGAACGATTGAGGACGTATGAGGGTGATGTGTTGAGGTTTATGGACAATAAAAATGTTCCCTTTACGAACAATTTGGCAGAAAACGATATCAGGATGACGAAGGTTCAGCAGAAGATATCTGGCTGTTTTCGTTCTTTGGAGGGAGCGAAAATTTTCTGCCGCATTCGGAGTTATCTCTCGACCTGTCGAAAACAAGGTGTAAATTTGAGCCGGGCATTACAGATGCTATTCCGTGGCGAATTGCCTGATTTTGCTAGCTCGTAG
- a CDS encoding cytochrome P460 family protein: MKKYLLSLLVVIAIGFFPIIGCKKIGRGYKSEESTETVEKSTPASAKEKSPYVSEEEKTGITGEGTSLETEKGLPETEKTEMIITDAEGKAKELWDTIHKENYKLNWKLWPDTGDFYKGRQPHGELLTTYVNDIAYDAIKNKKGKLSSGAIIITENYTSDRNITFITVMHKIKGFNPLANDWFWVKYETDGEITTVKKNNKALKLAGKVADCIECHSLQTDNDYIYTSPIVDIGKEISETKKKEEEVMNAKRIATEIWNKMKSDNYQESWKMWPDKEAFYNGIDPHGTLLSTYVNEVAYDSIVSKKESMPFDAVIVTENYMFDKSLEYITVMKKIKGFNPENNDWFWIKFKPNGAIMTEEKYGKTISLAGKVDNCISCHKNQFLNDYIYTSFVKSITKKEITEEKPKGTEPVYELMAKELWERMQNEKYRENWKMWPGKNAFYEGTEPHGFWLTTYVNDLAHEAIKHKKGELQPGAIIIKENYRKDKNIDSITVMQKIKGFDPDAKDWFWIKYEPNGDVMVTEKEEGGETKTIKLAGKLSSCIKCHGAQTSNDYIMTTPLKVMHTY, translated from the coding sequence GTGAAAAAATATTTATTATCATTATTAGTTGTAATTGCAATTGGTTTTTTCCCCATAATAGGATGTAAAAAAATAGGTAGGGGATACAAATCTGAAGAATCAACAGAAACGGTCGAAAAAAGTACACCTGCGTCTGCTAAAGAGAAATCACCATACGTTTCTGAAGAAGAAAAGACCGGAATTACAGGAGAAGGAACATCTTTGGAGACGGAGAAAGGATTGCCTGAAACAGAAAAAACGGAAATGATAATAACAGATGCGGAGGGGAAAGCAAAGGAACTCTGGGATACGATACACAAAGAGAATTACAAACTGAATTGGAAGTTATGGCCGGATACGGGAGACTTTTATAAAGGAAGGCAGCCACATGGGGAATTGCTGACTACCTATGTGAATGATATTGCATATGATGCAATTAAAAATAAGAAAGGAAAGCTGTCCTCTGGAGCGATAATTATTACTGAGAATTATACATCAGATAGAAACATTACCTTTATAACAGTAATGCATAAAATAAAAGGCTTCAATCCGCTTGCGAATGATTGGTTTTGGGTAAAATATGAAACTGATGGTGAAATTACAACTGTTAAAAAAAATAATAAGGCATTAAAGTTGGCAGGAAAAGTTGCTGATTGTATAGAATGCCATAGTTTGCAGACCGACAATGATTATATTTATACAAGTCCGATTGTGGACATAGGGAAAGAAATAAGCGAGACAAAAAAGAAAGAAGAAGAAGTTATGAATGCCAAAAGGATAGCTACTGAAATCTGGAATAAAATGAAGAGTGACAATTACCAGGAAAGTTGGAAAATGTGGCCAGATAAAGAGGCTTTCTATAATGGAATTGATCCACATGGGACTTTATTGAGCACGTATGTAAATGAAGTGGCTTATGATTCTATTGTCAGTAAGAAAGAGTCCATGCCTTTTGATGCTGTTATCGTTACTGAAAACTACATGTTTGATAAAAGTTTAGAATACATTACCGTAATGAAGAAGATAAAAGGTTTTAATCCTGAAAACAATGATTGGTTTTGGATCAAGTTTAAACCAAATGGTGCAATAATGACTGAAGAAAAATATGGGAAAACTATTTCTTTGGCTGGTAAAGTCGATAACTGCATTTCTTGTCACAAAAACCAGTTTCTTAATGATTATATTTATACAAGTTTTGTAAAAAGTATTACAAAAAAAGAAATAACAGAGGAAAAACCGAAAGGAACCGAGCCTGTTTATGAATTAATGGCGAAAGAACTATGGGAAAGAATGCAAAATGAAAAGTATCGGGAAAACTGGAAAATGTGGCCCGGGAAAAATGCTTTTTATGAAGGAACAGAACCACATGGGTTTTGGCTTACCACATATGTAAACGATCTCGCCCATGAGGCAATTAAACATAAGAAAGGTGAATTACAACCAGGTGCGATAATAATTAAAGAGAATTATAGAAAGGATAAAAACATTGATTCTATAACGGTAATGCAGAAAATAAAAGGTTTTGATCCTGATGCGAAGGATTGGTTCTGGATTAAATATGAACCGAATGGTGACGTTATGGTCACAGAGAAAGAAGAAGGCGGAGAGACGAAGACCATCAAGCTGGCCGGTAAGCTGTCATCATGTATTAAATGCCATGGGGCACAGACCAGTAATGATTATATCATGACAACTCCTTTAAAAGTAATGCATACCTACTAA